One window of Nocardia sp. NBC_00508 genomic DNA carries:
- a CDS encoding SIMPL domain-containing protein: protein MSKKSDSRAGTVTTFGHGTARATPDLMRVTISVESRASKVALAYRQAGERVAALTRSLRSDRVEGADIATSGLSVQTETVWTEGQGNRITGYLATTSLTVALRDIGETSDPGPATIIANCVEVGGDDVRLGGLTLTFADQESLLARARDAAWENALAKAEQYAERAQRPLGKVLEITENAASAPPVPRVQSMSAPMEAYRGPGRTGRERDRRGHSHHVAAGLIRHAGRTPR from the coding sequence GTGAGCAAGAAGTCCGATTCGCGGGCAGGCACCGTCACGACCTTCGGGCACGGCACGGCCCGCGCCACCCCGGACCTGATGCGGGTGACGATCTCCGTCGAATCCCGGGCGAGCAAGGTCGCGCTCGCCTACCGCCAGGCCGGCGAGCGGGTGGCCGCGCTCACGCGATCGCTGCGATCCGACCGCGTCGAGGGCGCCGACATCGCCACCAGCGGTCTGTCGGTGCAGACCGAGACGGTGTGGACCGAGGGCCAGGGCAACCGCATCACCGGATACCTCGCCACCACGTCGCTGACCGTGGCATTGCGCGATATCGGCGAGACCTCCGATCCCGGACCCGCCACGATCATCGCCAACTGTGTCGAGGTGGGCGGCGACGACGTCCGCCTCGGTGGCCTGACCCTCACCTTCGCCGACCAGGAGTCCTTGCTCGCCCGGGCTCGCGACGCCGCGTGGGAGAACGCCCTGGCCAAGGCCGAGCAGTACGCGGAGCGCGCGCAGCGCCCGCTCGGCAAGGTCCTGGAGATCACCGAGAACGCCGCCTCCGCGCCACCGGTCCCGCGTGTGCAGAGCATGTCCGCCCCGATGGAGGCCTACCGCGGTCCCGGTCGAACTGGGCGAGAGCGAGATCGCCGCGGGCATTCGCATCACGTGGCAGCTGGATTGATCCGTCACGCCGGTCGAACTCCGAGGTGA